A stretch of DNA from Bacteroidales bacterium:
AAAACAGAAAAAATCAGAGCTGGCAGGAATCAACCTTCCATTGCGGCCATGATTTCGTCCGAAATTTCGAGGTTATGGTAGACATTCTGCACATCGTCATCGTCTTCAATTTCTTCAACCATGCGCAGAATCTTTAAGGCTTCGTCCTTTGGCAATTGCTTGTAATCGTTTGGTATGCGCTGCAGGGAGGCGTTTTCCACTTCCACTTTCATCTCTTCAAGAGCCTTTCTAACCTTTCCAAAATCTTCCATTGAGGTATAAATGGTGTAGAAATCGCCATTGTCTTCAAGGTCTTCGGCCCCGGCATCAATAACAGCCAGTTCAAATTCCTCCGGGTTGATGGACGAAGCTTTTGGTACGGTAATAACGCCTTTTCTTTCGAATAAAAAGTTGAGAGACCCTTTTGTTCCGAGGTTTCCGCCCCGTTTGTTAAATATGGAACGAATATTGCTGACTGTGCGGTTGTTGTTATCGGTGAGGCATTCTATAAAAATAGCCACTCCGCCGGGAGCATAACCTTCGAAGGTAACTTCCTGAAGGTTAGAGCCTTCCTTATCGGCCTTATTAATCGCTTTGAGGATATTTTCCTTGGGCATATTGGCTCCTTTGGCATTCTGAATGGCGAGCCGGAGCCGGGGGTTATATTCTTCATCCGGGCCGCCTTCCCTGACGGCAACCTGGATTTCCTTTACAATGCGGGAAAATATTTTCGACCGCCGGGCATCAGCAATCCCTTTCTTGTGCTTGATGGATGACCATTTATTATGACCTGACATACAAGGTAATTTTTTATAAAACTGACTTTTTAAACGGAATACAAAATTACAAAAAAAGGTATGTAAGTTATCATGCTGTAAAATATTAAACCCGGATTATGCATTTGCCATGCAGGAACCCACGTTGCGCATCAAAAACTGCGCGATATGCCACAAGGGCCGCTTCCGCTGGGTTTCAGCAGGGTTTGCCCGGATGCCTGTGAAGGAAATGGACAGGAATTGATTTTCATGTAACGGATTAATTTTGTCTGCTGTACCTTTGCAAAAATGAAATTCGCTGTTTATGAACGAGAGAAAGGGTAACGGGGCCATGAGATCTTCGGACGAAAAAACACGGAAGCTTTACATTGAAACGTATGGCTGCCAGATGAATGTGAACGATTCCGAGATTGTGGCATCGGTGATGGTTCAGAATGGGTTTGAACTGGTGGAAAAACCGGAAAATGCCGATCTGATTCTGGTTAATACGTGTTCCATACGCGAAAATGCAGAACTCCGGGTACGGGTCCGTCTGCGGGAACTGGGAGCGCTCAGAAAAGTAAATCCTGGCACACGGATAGGAGTTATTGGCTGCATGGCCGAAAGAATGAAGGAAAAGCTCCTCGAAGAAGACCGATCCGTTGATCTTGTGGTCGGTCCCGATGCATATCGCGACCTTCCGAAGCTTATCTGGCAGGTGGAATCAGGACAGAAGGCTGTAAATGTTCTTCTTTCGGAGGAAGAAACGTACGCCGATATCAGTCCGGTAAGGCTCGATGCCAACAAAATCTCAGCTTTTGTATCCATTATGCGCGGATGCAACAATTACTGTGCCTATTGCGTGGTGCCCTTTACCCGTGGCCGGGAGCGAAGCCGGGATCCCGATACCATTCTCCGTGAAATGGAAGAACTGGCTTCGGCCGGATACAGGGAAGTA
This window harbors:
- a CDS encoding YebC/PmpR family DNA-binding transcriptional regulator yields the protein MSGHNKWSSIKHKKGIADARRSKIFSRIVKEIQVAVREGGPDEEYNPRLRLAIQNAKGANMPKENILKAINKADKEGSNLQEVTFEGYAPGGVAIFIECLTDNNNRTVSNIRSIFNKRGGNLGTKGSLNFLFERKGVITVPKASSINPEEFELAVIDAGAEDLEDNGDFYTIYTSMEDFGKVRKALEEMKVEVENASLQRIPNDYKQLPKDEALKILRMVEEIEDDDDVQNVYHNLEISDEIMAAMEG